The Streptomyces laurentii genome contains a region encoding:
- a CDS encoding poly-gamma-glutamate synthesis protein (Bacterial capsule synthesis protein PGA_cap; smart00854;~CapA and related proteins, metallophosphatase domain; cd07381;~identified by MetaGeneAnnotator; putative;~poly-gamma-glutamate synthesis protein [Streptomyces pristinaespiralis ATCC25486];~putative active site [active];~putative metal binding site [ion binding]): MGSGGLTGVFLCGDVMLGRGIDQILPHPLDPVLTERYVHDARDYVALAEAVSGPVPRPVAPGYPWGDALALIDAARPAARVVNLETSVTRHAVPFPGKAVHYRMDPANLPALTAVRPDVVGLANNHVLDYGRRGLDDTLAALGAAGLRTAGAGADAGAARRPATVPLPGGRRLVVHALGLASSGVPRDWAATARLGGVHYGAGPHGGAATRLLARLRADRRPGDLVVVSVHWGSNWGYALAHDEVAFGHALVDAGADLVHGHSSHHPRPLETYRGRLVLHGCGDLVNDYEGITGQEGYRDDLRLLYFVTVHDEDGTLAEVRLVPLRSHRLRLEPAGERDTRWLHDTLGRISRPYGIRITPAPAEDGGPPALTARPAG; encoded by the coding sequence ATGGGCAGCGGTGGTCTGACCGGGGTGTTCCTGTGCGGAGACGTGATGCTCGGCCGGGGGATCGACCAGATCCTTCCCCACCCCCTCGACCCCGTCCTCACCGAGCGGTACGTGCACGACGCCCGCGACTACGTGGCCCTCGCCGAGGCGGTCTCCGGCCCCGTGCCCCGGCCGGTCGCCCCCGGCTACCCCTGGGGCGATGCCCTGGCCCTGATCGACGCCGCCCGGCCCGCCGCCCGCGTGGTCAACCTGGAGACCTCGGTGACCCGCCACGCCGTGCCGTTCCCCGGCAAGGCCGTCCACTACCGCATGGATCCGGCCAACCTGCCCGCGCTGACCGCCGTACGCCCCGACGTGGTCGGCCTCGCCAACAACCACGTCCTCGACTACGGCCGGCGCGGACTCGACGACACCCTCGCAGCGCTCGGCGCCGCCGGGCTGCGCACCGCGGGCGCGGGCGCGGACGCCGGGGCGGCCCGCCGGCCCGCGACCGTTCCGCTGCCCGGCGGACGCCGCCTGGTCGTCCACGCGCTCGGTCTCGCGTCCAGCGGAGTGCCCCGCGACTGGGCCGCCACGGCCCGGCTCGGCGGAGTCCACTACGGCGCGGGGCCGCACGGTGGCGCCGCGACCCGGCTCCTGGCCCGGCTGCGGGCCGACCGCCGCCCCGGCGATCTCGTCGTCGTGTCGGTCCACTGGGGCTCCAACTGGGGGTACGCCCTCGCCCACGACGAAGTCGCCTTCGGGCACGCCCTCGTCGACGCCGGCGCCGACCTCGTCCACGGCCACTCCTCGCACCACCCGCGGCCCCTGGAGACGTACCGCGGCCGGCTCGTCTTGCACGGCTGCGGCGACCTCGTCAACGACTACGAGGGCATCACCGGACAGGAGGGCTACCGTGACGACCTGCGGCTCCTCTACTTCGTCACCGTGCACGACGAGGACGGCACCCTGGCGGAGGTACGGCTCGTCCCGCTGCGCAGCCACCGGCTGCGCCTCGAACCGGCCGGGGAACGCGACACGCGATGGCTCCACGACACACTCGGCCGGATCAGCCGCCCCTACGGGATACGGATCACCCCCGCGCCCGCGGAGGACGGCGGCCCCCCGGCCCTGACGGCCCGGCCCGCCGGCTGA